From the genome of Clostridiaceae bacterium:
CTATGAATCCTTTCAGAAGGCCTTGCTTTTTCAGGTTTTCATCTCTGCAGGGAAGTATTCTACCATCAGCGGCAAGCATATAGCAGGTATCCAGAAATATGAAATGAATAGGACCAATATCTTTTGAGTAATAGTTTTGTTCAAGAGGTAAGCCGTACAGTGAGGAGATATCATGCCTTGTTATAGGTTCCAATGTATCGTGATTTCCCGGAACCATGAACCAGGGTACAGAAATATCATCCATTATTGCTTTTGCAAATTCGAAACATTCTTTATAACCTCTGTCGATCAGGTCCCCACAATGGATTACAAAATCAGGTTGTTTTTCTTTTATTGAATCCACAATGTTTCTGGCGATTTCATCACCCCTTCCGGGCAATGATCTGTTCCAGAAGATACTGTGCTTAACTTTATCTTCCACATAAAAGTGTGTATCTGACATTACAACAAAACGCATAACATCATCCTTTTTTAGAATAAATATGACAAGTAAATTATAATAATGGTACCATTTTTATTATCTAGCTGCAAGGGATGATGAAGAGAGTTGATATATATCTTTTTTTAATATTTGTGGTAAAATAATATTTATTAGATTATGTGGTTTACTTTTACTTGCTTTATTTACAACATAGTTACATAAAAGGATAAGGAAGTGCTTATTATGTCGAAATATTTCATCACAGGTGGCGCTGGATTTTTAGGTATTAATTTAGTCAGGTATTTATTAGAAAAGGGACATACAGTAGTGTCCTATGATATTGCAGATTTTAATTACCCTGAAAAGGATCTGGACACTGTTACTGTAGTTAAGGGAGATATAAGAGATAAGAATAGATTAACTAATGCCATGAAAGGCAGCGATATAGTTGTACATGCAGCCGCTGCTTTGCCTCTTTATAAAAAAGAAGATATTTTTTCTACTGATATCGATGGAACAAGAAATGTTCTTGAAGCGTCTTTAGAAAATAGTATAGAGCGGATGATTATGATATCATCAACTGCTGTATACGGTATTCCGGACCATCATCCTTTGTATGAAGACGACGAACTTATTGGAGTTGGCCCCTATGGCGAAGCAAAGATCGCTGCTGAAAAGATTTGTTTAGAGTTTAGGGAAAAGGGGATGTGTGTGCCGATACTTCGTCCTAAATCCTTTATAGGGCCGGAGAGATTGGGTGTATTTGCGCTACTTTACGACTGGGCTAAAGACGGCAAGGGATTTCCTTTGATTGGAAACGGCAAGAATAGATATCAGCTTCTTGATGTATATGATTTATGTGTAGCAATTGAATTATGTGCCACTCTGGATAAGGATAAAGTCAATGAAACATTTAATATTGGAGCTGAAGAATTTACAACAATGGCAGAGGATTATCAAGCGGTTCTCGACATGGCTGGATATGGTAAGAGAATTAAGACATTTCCCGCCGCACCAGTGATCTGGATGTTAAGGCTGCTTGAAGCGCTGAATTTGTCTCCCCTATATAAATGGGTTTATGAAACTGCATCGAAAGACTCTATTGTTTCAATAGAGAAGGCTAAAAGAGTGCTTGGGTTTAAGCCCATTTATTCAAATAAGGATGCTTTATGCAGAAACTATCAGTGGTATCTTGATAATCTGGATAAGTTTGGTAATGAAACAGGCGTGTCACACCGTGTACCTTGGAAGCAGGGTATATTGAAGCTTATAAAACAATTATTTTAATAAAAAAAGAATATTCGAGAGAAAAAAATTAAATATATGGGAAATAGACAGGAATTTTATAATAAATAAAGAATAATAAGTTATAAATTATTATAAGAGAGAAAAATAACGGGAGCCCATTTGGAAATGCTGGAGGAAAAGCTGCAAAAGGTTTACAGTAAATACGATATTGAAGGAACATTTGAAGGATATACTCTATGCACAAGCGGCCACATTAACGATACATATCATGTTAGGTTTGCTTTGGGAAATAATAAACATAAGGAATATATTTTTCAGAGAATTAACCATCATGTTTTTAAAGATCCGGCAGGAATTATGAGCAATATTAGAAAAATAACCCAGCACTGGCAGTCAGCAAAAATTAAACCTGGTTGTGATATTGTAAATTTTCTGGACAGTAAAGATGGAGATAATTATGTAGTACTTGATGGAGAGTACTGGAGAGTGAGCCCTTTTATAGAAAATTCCATAAGCTATGAGACGGTAGAGAATCCTGAATTGCTAAGTAATGCAGGATATGCTTTTGGCCAGTTTCAATATGTTCTGTCTGATTTCCCGGCTCACCTTCTTAAGGAAACCATACCTGATTTTCATAATACCAAAAAGAGAATGGATGATTTTTTCAATATAGTAGCTCTTGATCCCATTGGACGGGTAAAAGAAGTTGAAAGAGAAATCAAATTTATTGAAAAATACCTTGATATTGCAGTGAAATTGGTAGAAATGCAGGATAGGGGGGAGATTCCACTTCGAGTAGTTCATAATGATACAAAATATAATAATATTCTTATAGACAAAGATAACAATAAACCTTTATGTATTATAGATCTGGATACTGTCATGCCCGGCCTAAGCATGTATGACTTTGGAGACGCTATCCGTTTTGCAGCTAATAGGGCAGTGGAAGATGAGACAGACTTGTCAAAGATTGGTCTGGCTATTGAAAATTTTGAAGCTTTTGCCAGTGGTTTTATCAGTGCTTCAAAGGATTTCTTAACAAAAAAAGAACTGGACAACATGGCTTTGGGAGCAGTAGTAATAACTATTGAGCAAGCTTCCCGCTTTCTTGCTGATTATATAAATGGAGACAAGTATTATCGTATAAACAGGCAGAGTCATAATCTGGATAGGGCAAGATGTCAGATTAAACTGGCGGAGGATATGATCCTGAATTATGATGTTATGAGAAATACTATTGACAGACTTATGGCATATGTATAAAGAATAATAATGAGACACAAGGACAGACATATTTTTCCGCAATCGATGGTTTTGACGGAATATCTCTGTTAGCATTGTCATGGGAGAACTGCACGTAAGAATTCTATGGCATGTTAAAGAGGGTTTAATTATATGTCACAAAGAAAGAAGAGAATTCGTATGCTGAGAAATATTGTCAGCCTGTATCTTTTTGTTTCAATAATAATGATATTGTATTTCTCAACCAGTATAATTAGCAGAAGCAGGTTAAGAAATTCAAGAATCTTTACCATTTCATATTTATGTGCATTATTATATCTGTTTGGCTATTTGCTTGAATTAAATAGCGCTACCCTTGAACAAGCCATCTTCTGGAACCAGGTTCAATATTTCGGACTTCCTTTTTTCCCGGCTCTTTTGTTTGTCCTGGCACTTATATATACAAACAAGATTACTTATTACAATATATGGAAAATATTTATATTTTTTATAATACCATTCTTAACTTTTAT
Proteins encoded in this window:
- a CDS encoding NAD-dependent epimerase/dehydratase family protein translates to MSKYFITGGAGFLGINLVRYLLEKGHTVVSYDIADFNYPEKDLDTVTVVKGDIRDKNRLTNAMKGSDIVVHAAAALPLYKKEDIFSTDIDGTRNVLEASLENSIERMIMISSTAVYGIPDHHPLYEDDELIGVGPYGEAKIAAEKICLEFREKGMCVPILRPKSFIGPERLGVFALLYDWAKDGKGFPLIGNGKNRYQLLDVYDLCVAIELCATLDKDKVNETFNIGAEEFTTMAEDYQAVLDMAGYGKRIKTFPAAPVIWMLRLLEALNLSPLYKWVYETASKDSIVSIEKAKRVLGFKPIYSNKDALCRNYQWYLDNLDKFGNETGVSHRVPWKQGILKLIKQLF
- a CDS encoding aminoglycoside phosphotransferase family protein, whose translation is MEMLEEKLQKVYSKYDIEGTFEGYTLCTSGHINDTYHVRFALGNNKHKEYIFQRINHHVFKDPAGIMSNIRKITQHWQSAKIKPGCDIVNFLDSKDGDNYVVLDGEYWRVSPFIENSISYETVENPELLSNAGYAFGQFQYVLSDFPAHLLKETIPDFHNTKKRMDDFFNIVALDPIGRVKEVEREIKFIEKYLDIAVKLVEMQDRGEIPLRVVHNDTKYNNILIDKDNNKPLCIIDLDTVMPGLSMYDFGDAIRFAANRAVEDETDLSKIGLAIENFEAFASGFISASKDFLTKKELDNMALGAVVITIEQASRFLADYINGDKYYRINRQSHNLDRARCQIKLAEDMILNYDVMRNTIDRLMAYV